GATGGCCATTCTTAACTCAAAACGGTACTGGCTCGACACTAAACATAAACCGCTAACATTGTACGTCATAACTAATAAGCCTGAACACAACTTGGTGCAGCCAATATTTCTGTAAATTTTGTTCGCAAATTGCTTATTATTAATATGTTATGTCCGCCCTACCTCCTGCTCTGCGCCGCGCCCTACTCGACCTGCCGCAAAAAGAAAAAGACCAGCTCCTAACCCGCCTCGTGGCCCAGGACGCGGTGCTGACCGAGCAACTCGCCTACCGCCTGCTCGAAGGCCCCGAGGCGCTGGAAAACCGCCGCGCCACCCTGCGCCAGCAGGTGGACGACCCCGTGCGCGGGTTCCACCAAACGCCTAACGACCTGCTGGTTATCCTGCGGCAGCTGCAGGCGCGGCTAGCCTACCACACCCGCATCACGGAGGATGCCTTTGGCGAAGTGGAGCTGAGCCTGCGGCTGCTGGCCAACGTGCTACGCCACCAGCCGGCGCTGGTGGCGCGGCTGCACGGCCCTACCCAGCCGCTGCTTCAGCACCTGGTGCGCCGTACCCAGGAAACTCTGCGGCAAGCCGAAAAGCTGCACCCCGACTACCACCTGGAGCTAGCTGAAATAGCCCAGGCCGTGTTGGCGGGTTTGTTTACCAGCGGGGCGGCTCCGCTGGCCCGCGAAGCTGGCTTACCCGCCAGCTGGGAGTAGGGCCAGTAACGCTGTTAGGGGATGAAGTGCCCGCAGTACGAGACCGCAGAGCGGGGGTAGGACTGACGCGGTCGCGAAAAAAGCAGTGAGGCAAACTGCAACTTTCAGCCGGCAAAAATATGGCCTGAAAGGCCGGATTTTTGCGACGCGAATAGGCAGTTTCTTCGTGGGTAAGCGGCCGCCGCGATTTACCTTTACCAGGATTTATTCATCGTTCAATTAGTTTATGAAATTATCCTTTACGCTCTTATTGCTAAGCCTTCTGCTAGAGTTTAATTCGGCCGGGGCGCAGGCTCCGCCTACTCGGCCGGGCTTGCTGGTAGTGAAGCTGCGCGCCGGGGCCGGCGCGCCGGCCGCCGAGCTGCCTGCCCTGCAAGCTGCGCTGCAAACTCTGCGCGCCACCAGCCTTACTCAAAAATTTCCGCGCAGCCTGGCCCCGAGCCCCGAGCAGCCCGCGGCGGTGGACCTGCGCCGGGTATTTGAGCTGAGCGTGCCGCCGGAAGTATCGCTGGCCAAGGCCCGCGCCGTGCTGCTGGCCACTGGCGTGGTGGAATACGTGGAGCCGCTGTACGTGCGTCAGCCACTGTATTTACCCAACGACCCGCTGGCCGACTCCACGGCTGGCAAGCAGTATTACCTGCGCCTGACGCAGGCCTACCGCGCCTGGGACTTTATGAAGGGCGACACCAGCGTGGTAATCGGGATGACGGACACGGGCATTCGCTTCACCCACGAGGACCTGCGCCGGCAGGTAAAGTACAATTATGTCGACCCTATCAACGGAATTGATGACGACGGCGACGGCTACATTGATAACTTCTACGGCTGGGACTTTTCTAATAATAACAACGACCCGCGCGCCAACGACGATAACGCGGTGCACGGCACCGAAACGTCGGGTGTGGCGGCGGGGCAGGCCGATAATGGCTTGGGAATAGCGGGGGTAGGGTTTAACACCAAGTTCCTACCCCTGCAAATATTTCCGGGCACCACAACCGGAGCCTTTGCGGGCTTCGAGGCCATTGTGTACGCCGCCGACCACGGCTGCCGGGTCATTAACATGTCGTGGGGCGGGGCGGGCGGCTACTCGCGCTTCGAGCAGGACGTGTGCACCTACGCGGCCGTGAACCGCGACGTGGTGCTGGTGGCGGCGGCCGGCAACACCCCCGCTGACCTGCTGTTCTACCCCGCTTCTTACGACCACGTGCTATCCATAACGGCCACCGACGCGGCCGATGCCAAAGCCGGCTTTTCGACTTACAGCCACCGCGTGGACCTGGCGGCACCGGGCGTAGCTATTATCTCGGCTCTGGGCTCGAAGAACGGGAGCGTAGATGCCGACTATAATTACAACACCGGCACCTCGCTGGCTGCGCCGCAGGTAACGGGCGCGGCGGCGCTGGTGCGGGCCCACTTTCCGCAGCTTAATGCCGAGCAGGTGCAAGCGCAAATTCGCCAAGCCGCCGATACCAGCATGTACCAGGTGCCGGCCAACGCCGCCTACCGGGGCTACCTGGGCACCGGCCGTCTGAACGTGGCGCGGGCTGTGGCGGCGCTAACCCAGCGCGAGGCCCGTATCGTGAGCAGCACCATTGCCCCGGCCCGGCCCTCGGGCTACGCGCCCGGCGACACGCTGCGGCTGGCCGTGCAGGTGCGCAACCTGCTGGGGCCGGTGGCCGGGCTGAGCGTGCGGCTCATCTCGCTCTCGCCCTACCTCACGGTGCGGGCGGGCAGCTTCGCGGTGGGCAGCCTGGCTACCCTGGCCGAAGCTACCAACGAGGCCGCGCCCTTCCGGCTGGCCGTGGCGGCGGGTGGCATCCCGGTGAATACCAAGGCTACCCTGCGCTACGACCTGGCCGGCGAGGCCGGCTACCGCTCCACCCAATACCTGGAGCTGCTGCTCAACCCCG
The genomic region above belongs to Hymenobacter psoromatis and contains:
- a CDS encoding S8 family peptidase: MKLSFTLLLLSLLLEFNSAGAQAPPTRPGLLVVKLRAGAGAPAAELPALQAALQTLRATSLTQKFPRSLAPSPEQPAAVDLRRVFELSVPPEVSLAKARAVLLATGVVEYVEPLYVRQPLYLPNDPLADSTAGKQYYLRLTQAYRAWDFMKGDTSVVIGMTDTGIRFTHEDLRRQVKYNYVDPINGIDDDGDGYIDNFYGWDFSNNNNDPRANDDNAVHGTETSGVAAGQADNGLGIAGVGFNTKFLPLQIFPGTTTGAFAGFEAIVYAADHGCRVINMSWGGAGGYSRFEQDVCTYAAVNRDVVLVAAAGNTPADLLFYPASYDHVLSITATDAADAKAGFSTYSHRVDLAAPGVAIISALGSKNGSVDADYNYNTGTSLAAPQVTGAAALVRAHFPQLNAEQVQAQIRQAADTSMYQVPANAAYRGYLGTGRLNVARAVAALTQREARIVSSTIAPARPSGYAPGDTLRLAVQVRNLLGPVAGLSVRLISLSPYLTVRAGSFAVGSLATLAEATNEAAPFRLAVAAGGIPVNTKATLRYDLAGEAGYRSTQYLELLLNPDYVQLNVGDLSLSLTGRGNLGYDDITATVGQGVSYRASTPLLSEGGLLLATTPTRVADHLRSTTGAARQSFFELMQVARMAPGPRADQEARGTFRDSLPDPQRPRSVGVRVRQRGQSWAAPAALRDVILLDYSLLNLTADTLKPLYAGIFTDWDLPGTPGRNVARWDSVNRVSYAYDPLDPRVYAGVQVLGPRPAGVYAIDNNAPAGTPIYFGDGFSPAEKFLALSGGFNRAHREAGAAATGTDVSQVVSMLVPRLAPGDSTTVAFAVLAAPSLAELQGAAQAALAAYQQVLATARPAAPPGWQCYPNPAQSQLQVRMPASVGAATVQVFDSQGRLAAQAALPTGGGPVALAALPPGLYVVRVLAAAGSWTQRISHE